The genome window CGGGGACACTATTTTTTGGCCATGGACTTAACCTGAATCTCGAAAAATTTCGAGTATCACTTTGCTTTATATCTTCCAGCCATTATTGTCATGACAGTGATCTAATACTATATCTATCAACTGATAACAAGAAGATCCAAAAATATTTTTAGGTCTAAATCGAAGAGGAGGCAGAGTAATAGTCTGAAAATTTAAAAAATATTCACCTTTATTCCCTTGCCAAACTGTTTATTGACATCTGCTCAAATCAAAAAATCTGCTCTTTTTATTATTTTAACACTGCGAGAGATAACATTAAAGAGAAACACAGATAAAATCTTTATAATCGAGATAAATTTTTGAGGACTGCTCAGCAGAAAGAATGCTGATGCTGCATAGTCAAAAAAGATATGAATTTGGTGATTATTCCCGGGTGATTGGGTTTTTGTGAATAAATCAAATTTATATCCAGGTTCAGTTTCTCCTCAACTCCCTCATTGAGTGCAATAATTTTTATTCTGTCCTGGAACACCGGTTTTTTAACGGCTGAATAGGAAAGAAAAGAAATTCCCATGTCGGCTTCGACAGCTGATTTGATGGCGGTAAAACTATTCATCTCGGCCGTAATATTAAGATCAGTTATTTCAAGCTCCTGTTCGGAGAGCAGCCTCTGCAGCATTTTTCTTATATAAAAATCACCGCTGGGAAGAATCAGAGGCATATCTTTCAGTTCATTGATATTTTCTATAGTTTTTAGTTCGCTGCTTTCGGAAGCTATAACATTGATCTGATCCGTCATAAGGTGATCACTAATAAGTGAACTGCCCGAAGGCAGTTCACCCTCGATAACACCCAGGGAAAGCTTATTCTGGAATATACTTTCCACAATTTCGGAACTGTAACTCACCTCGAGTTCCACATTTGCCCTGGGGTGTTTATCTTTAAAGGTCCAGAGAGTACAGGGAAGCAGATATTCACCTGGTGTGGGGCTGGCGCCGACATTGAGATTTAGCTCTTCAGAATTTAAAAAACCGTCGATATCTTTTTCCAGCTCATTGTGAATATTTTTTAGCCGCTGAGCATATTCATAGACAATTTCTCCCGCCTCTGTCAATCTAACTCCCTGGTTGGTCCGATCAAAAAGTTTAGCTCCATAATATTCTTCCATCGATTTTATATGCTTGCTCACAGCTGGCTGGCTCAGGTAAAGCAGATTGGCCGCTTTAGAGAGGCTTTTTGCTCTGGCCACAGTTATAAAAATTTCGAATTGATAAATCTTCATATTATATAACCCTCACCGATAATTAGAAATATAAAGCTGGCTATGATAAAATTGTAGAAAATAATCATGACAGCAGGCTGCCAGAATTATACTGCGAATTGTATTTTAAATTATACAGGATTGCACCTTATATTAAAACAGCTGAAATTCTTTTTTTCAAGAAATATCCACGATTATTATGGTTATTAATATATTTTGGGACTGATGGGGGGTTAACTTCATTTTTAACTATAAAATTATTTATCCTGTATCACTTTTCGGCCTGGCAGCAATAATCTTCGGACCGGAAAGTGTAGTACTTTTGCTGTTGGGGGGGCTGGCCGGTTTTGCTCTTCAGCGCAGCAATTTTTGCTTTGCCAGCGGTATGATGAATTTTTTTATGTTTGGAAAAATCAATTTTTTGCGCTCGCTAATCCTGCTTCTGGTTCTATCCTCGGCTGGATTTATGGTTTATGAACTTTTTCTGGAAAGAACTGGAGCTGCATCGGCTCTCCGGCTTTCAGAGGCGGCTGTATCACCTGGTCTGCATACTCTGCTGGGAGGAGTTATTTTTGGGCTGGGAATGGTAATGGCCGGAAGCTGTGTGGTGGGTATGCTCATGAGGATTGGAGAGGGGTCGGTGACTTTTCTTCTGGTTCTGGCTGGAGTTGTAGCTGGCAGCAGTTTGGGATCGCTGCATCTCAGCTGGTGGCGTGATATTTTTGCTTTTGAAGCTGTTTATTTACCCTCCTTTCTGGGCTGGCCGCTCACTATCGTCCTTTATTTTGGGCTTCTGTCGTTTTTGTATTTTTATCTTGGGAGGAGAAAAAAGCATAAATAATAATCTTTTCTGAGGAGATAACATCCATGAATGAAAAGATAAAAAAATTGGATCTTCTGGGGAAGGTTTGTCCGGTTCCTCTGCTTGAAACCGAAAAAGCCCTGAAGGATTTGTCCCGGGGAGTAAGACTGCATATTGTTACCGATCATACCCAGGCTGTTAGAAATATAATGGAATTTTTGGAGGAGAGATCGCTGGAATTTGAAATCGAGGAGCCCGATCCCGGCATCTGGAAGATCAAAACCTTCTATCGCGAAGAAAGGGGGAGCTCTTTTGAAGAATAAGAGCTTCAAAAATAAAGAATCTGGAGTGAGCCTCACCTCAAAAATGTTTTCTTATAAAAAGGGAGCAGTAATAATTGCGGCGGTCAATTTGTTGATATTTCTATATACTGGCAGGGTCTGGGGTATAACCGGAGGATTTGTTCTGACAGATCCCTCGCCTTTTAGCTTCCCGATCGAGAAGATATTCCTGATAAATCTGGGGGTGGTTTTTGGGGCCTTTTATTCTTTGAAGTCTTCCGGAAATTTCAGGATGCGCGGCAGATGCGGTCTAAAGAGGGGGATTTTAGTTTTCGCGGGAGGTCTAATGATGGGTTACGGAGCTCGAATTGCAGGAGGCTGTAATATCAAAGCTATGCTCAACGGAATGGCTTCATTTTCTCTGCATGGAGTGATTTTTGCTCCTGCAGTCATCCTGGGAGTGTACGCTGGCAGCAGGATG of Halarsenatibacter silvermanii contains these proteins:
- a CDS encoding sulfurtransferase TusA family protein, with protein sequence MNEKIKKLDLLGKVCPVPLLETEKALKDLSRGVRLHIVTDHTQAVRNIMEFLEERSLEFEIEEPDPGIWKIKTFYREERGSSFEE
- a CDS encoding LysR family transcriptional regulator, whose product is MKIYQFEIFITVARAKSLSKAANLLYLSQPAVSKHIKSMEEYYGAKLFDRTNQGVRLTEAGEIVYEYAQRLKNIHNELEKDIDGFLNSEELNLNVGASPTPGEYLLPCTLWTFKDKHPRANVELEVSYSSEIVESIFQNKLSLGVIEGELPSGSSLISDHLMTDQINVIASESSELKTIENINELKDMPLILPSGDFYIRKMLQRLLSEQELEITDLNITAEMNSFTAIKSAVEADMGISFLSYSAVKKPVFQDRIKIIALNEGVEEKLNLDINLIYSQKPNHPGIITKFISFLTMQHQHSFC
- a CDS encoding YeeE/YedE thiosulfate transporter family protein; translation: MKNKSFKNKESGVSLTSKMFSYKKGAVIIAAVNLLIFLYTGRVWGITGGFVLTDPSPFSFPIEKIFLINLGVVFGAFYSLKSSGNFRMRGRCGLKRGILVFAGGLMMGYGARIAGGCNIKAMLNGMASFSLHGVIFAPAVILGVYAGSRMTSKYYG
- a CDS encoding YeeE/YedE thiosulfate transporter family protein, coding for MLLGGLAGFALQRSNFCFASGMMNFFMFGKINFLRSLILLLVLSSAGFMVYELFLERTGAASALRLSEAAVSPGLHTLLGGVIFGLGMVMAGSCVVGMLMRIGEGSVTFLLVLAGVVAGSSLGSLHLSWWRDIFAFEAVYLPSFLGWPLTIVLYFGLLSFLYFYLGRRKKHK